A part of Aegilops tauschii subsp. strangulata cultivar AL8/78 chromosome 2, Aet v6.0, whole genome shotgun sequence genomic DNA contains:
- the LOC109761519 gene encoding peroxidase 2: protein MAAKLAILISCAMLLDAACHGLEVGYYRSTCPRAEALVRAEVKKAVRADAGSGAGIIRMLFHDCFVEGCDASVLLDPTPANPQPEKLGAPNNPSLRGFEVIDAAKGALERACPGVVSCADIVAFAARDASYLLSHARVSFHVPAGRLDGRRSLANDTLLFLPGPTSNLSTLVSGFAAKGLSAEDMVVLSGAHSIGRSHCSSFVPDRLATQSDIGAPLASLLRRRCPASPTTANDPTVVQDFVTPRKLDNQFYKNVLARRVLFTSDAALLSSQDTGRMVRANARFPASWEKKFAKAMVKMANIEIKGSGVGEVRKNCRFVN, encoded by the coding sequence ATGGCGGCTAAGCTTGCCATTCTGATCTCATGCGCCATGCTCCTAGACGCGGCGTGCCATGGCCTCGAGGTGGGCTACTACAGAAGCACGTGCCCCAGAGCCGAGGCGCTCGTGCGCGCCGAGGTGAAGAAGGCCGTGCGCGCCGACGCCGGCTCCGGCGCCGGCATCATCCGCATGCTCTTCCACGACTGCTTCGTCGAGGGCTGCGATGCCTCCGTGCTGCTGGACCCCACGCCGGCCAACCCGCAGCCCGAGAAGCTGGGGGCGCCCAACAACCCCAGCCTCCGGGGCTTCGAGGTGATCGACGCCGCCAAGGGCGCCCTCGAGCGCGCCTGCCCGGGCGTCGTCTCCTGCGCCGACATCGTCGCCTTCGCCGCCCGCGACGCGTCCTACCTCCTCAGCCACGCCAGGGTGAGCTTCCACGTCCCCGCCGGCCGCCTCGACGGCCGCAGGTCCCTCGCCAACGACACGCTCCTCTTCCTGCCTGGCCCGACCTCCAACCTCAGCACCCTCGTCTCCGGCTTCGCCGCCAAGGGCCTCTCCGCCGAGGACATGGTGGTGCTCTCCGGGGCGCACTCCATCGGCCGGTCCCACTGCTCCTCCTTCGTCCCCGACCGCCTGGCCACCCAGTCCGACATCGGCGCGCCGCTCGCTAGCCTCCTGCGCCGCCGGTGCCCGGCCAGCCCGACCACCGCCAACGACCCCACGGTGGTGCAGGACTTCGTGACGCCCAGGAAGCTCGACAACCAGTTCTACAAGAACGTGCTCGCGCGCAGGGTGCTCTTCACGTCCGACGCCGCGCTGCTCTCTTCGCAGGACACGGGGAGGATGGTGCGCGCCAACGCCAGGTTCCCGGCGTCGTGGGAGAAGAAGTTCGCCAAAGCGATGGTGAAGATGGCCAACATCGAAATCAAGGGCAGCGGCGTCGGCGAGGTCAGGAAGAACTGCCGCTTCGTCAACTAG
- the LOC109761514 gene encoding peroxidase 2 produces the protein MGRVAIWISCVLLLAATCQGKGAPGHRVRVGYYNRKCPAAEIIVRSVVGKAVSRNPGLGAGIIRMAFHDCFVQGCDASVLLDPTPANPRPEKLGPPNFPSLRGFEVIDAAKAVLERVCPGVVSCADVIAFAARDSAYFLSGYKIDYKMPAGRFDGSVSLESESLQFLPPPFFNLTQLVDSFKAKNMNEDDLVVLSGAHTIGVSHCSSFTDRLPPNPSDMNPGLTRLLQSKCPVSPNFTNDPTVVQDIVTPNRMDNKYYTNLLKRNVLFTSDAALLTSGKTALKVMENAFKPGSWEKKFAKAMVKMAAIELKTAANGEIRRNCRVVNK, from the exons ATGGGTAGGGTTGCGATCTGGATCTCGTGCGTGCTGCTCCTGGCGGCGACATGCCAGGGCAAGGGGGCGCCGGGGCATAGGGTGAGGGTCGGCTACTACAACCGGAAGTGCCCCGCGGCGGAGATCATCGTCAGGTCCGTCGTCGGCAAGGCCGTCTCCCGGAACCCCGGCCTCGGCGCCGGCATCATCCGCATGGCCTTCCACGACTGCTTCGTCCAG GGCTGTGACGCGTCGGTGCTGCTGGACCCTACGCCGGCGAACCCGCGGCCGGAGAAGCTCGGCCCGCCCAACTTCCCCAGCCTGCGCGGCTTCGAGGTGATCGACGCGGCCAAGGCGGTCCTTGAGAGGGTCTGCCCTGGAGTCGTCTCCTGCGCCGACGTCATCGCCTTCGCCGCACGCGACTCCGCCTACTTCCTCAGCGGCTACAAGATCGACTACAAGATGCCGGCGGGCCGGTTCGACGGGAGCGTGTCGCTCGAGAGCGAGTCGCTGCAGTTCCTTCCCCCGCCCTTCTTCAACCTCACGCAGCTCGTCGACAGCTTCAAGGCCAAGAACATGAACGAGGACGACCTTGTGGTGCTCTCCGGCGCGCACACCATCGGCGTGTCGCACTGCTCCTCCTTCACCGACCGCCTGCCCCCGAACCCCTCCGACATGAACcccggcctcaccaggctgctgCAGAGCAAGTGCCCCGTCAGCCCCAACTTCACCAACGACCCCACGGTGGTGCAGGACATCGTCACCCCCAACCGGATGGACAACAAGTACTACACCAACCTGCTCAAGCGCAACGTGCTCTTCACCTCCGACGCGGCTTTGCTGACGTCGGGGAAGACGGCGCTGAAGGTGATGGAGAACGCTTTCAAACCCGGGAGCTGGGAGAAGAAGTTTGCCAAGGCGATGGTCAAGATGGCTGCCATCGAGCTCAAGACCGCTGCCAACGGCGAGATCAGGAGGAACTGCAGGGTCGTCAACAAATAG
- the LOC109761515 gene encoding peroxidase 2: MANLAVAILFASLGAVATAQKASAPAAEMPAYQGSYPSYASPPVAEMPAYQGSYPSYASPPVPEMPAYQGSYPGHISSPAASPSYTFPAATPAPSQPSMAAPTASPPSPTPSPSPGRRRRLRVGFYRRSCPRAEKIVREAVRNATSKNPGLGAGIIRMHFHDCFVQGCDASVLLDPTAANPQPEKLSPPNFPSLRGFEVIDAAKEALEKVCPGRVSCADIIAFAARDASFFLSRARINFRMPAGRLDGRVSLSSEALDFLPPPFFNLSQLVDNFKAKNLDEDDLVVLSGAHTIGVSHCSSFTDRLPPNPSDMNPAFATLLQSKCPVSPNFTNDPTVVQDIVTPNRLDTRYYTNVLKRNVLFTSDAALLSSWRTARKVVENALIPRRWESKFARAMVKMAAIELKTAANGEIRKMCRVVNN, from the exons ATGGCAAACCTTGCCGTTGCAATCTTGTTTGCATCGCTCGGCGCCGTGGCTACTGCTCAAAAAGCCTCCGCGCCGGCAGCGGAAATGCCAGCCTACCAAGGTTCATATCCAAGCTACGCTAGTCCGCCGGTAGCCGAAATGCCAGCCTACCAAGGTTCCTATCCAAGCTACGCTAGTCCGCCGGTACCCGAAATGCCAGCCTATCAAGGTTCCTATCCAGGCCACATTAGCTCCCCAGCTGCTAGCCCGAGCTACACTTTCCCTGCTGCCACCCCGGCACCAAGCCAGCCAAGCATGGCTGCACCTACTGCTAGTCCACCGAGCCCAACCCCTTCTCCGTCCCCAGGACGACGACGGAGACTGCGAGTCGGCTTCTACAGGCGCTCGTGCCCACGGGCGGAAAAGATCGTCAGGGAGGCCGTGAGGAACGCCACGTCCAAGAACCCCGGCCTCGGTGCTGGGATTATTCGGATGCACTTCCACGACTGCTTCGTCCAG GGTTGCGATGCTTCCGTCCTGCTCGACCCGACAGCGGCCAACCCGCAGCCGGAGAAGCTCAGCCCACCCAACTTCCCAAGCCTGCGTGGCTTCGAAGTGATTGACGCAGCCAAGGAGGCGCTCGAGAAGGTTTGCCCCGGGAGGGTCTCCTGCGCTGACATCATCGCCTTCGCCGCCAGAGACGCGTCCTTCTTCCTCAGCCGGGCCAGGATCAACTTCAGGATGCCGGCAGGGCGCTTAGACGGACGCGTGTCCCTCTCCAGTGAGGCGCTCGATTTCCTTCCGCCGCCGTTCTTCAACCTCTCGCAGCTCGTCGACAATTTCAAGGCCAAGAACCTCGACGAGGATGACCTTGTGGTGCTCTCCGGCGCGCACACCATCGGCGTGTCCCACTGCTCATCCTTCACCGACCGGCTCCCGCCAAACCCCTCCGACATGAACCCGGCGTTCGCCACCCTCTTGCAGAGCAAGTGCCCGGTGAGCCCCAACTTCACGAACGACCCAACAGTGGTGCAGGACATTGTGACGCCCAACCGGTTGGACACCCGGTACTACACCAATGTGCTCAAGCGCAACGTGCTCTTCACCTCCGACGCGGCACTCTTGTCGTCCTGGCGGACAGCCAGGAAGGTGGTGGAGAACGCACTTATCCCAAGGAGGTGGGAGAGCAAGTTCGCCAGGGCGATGGTGAAGATGGCGGCCATCGAGCTCAAGACCGCCGCAAATGGGGAGATCAGGAAGATGTGCAGGGTCGTCAACAACTAG